One Bdellovibrionales bacterium DNA segment encodes these proteins:
- a CDS encoding undecaprenyl-diphosphate phosphatase produces the protein MTLIQAVILAIVEGLTEFLPISSTGHMVLTSYMMGIQENDFVKSFEVIIQFGAILAVLVVYWRRFLPHWSFYKKLFVAFLPTAVIGFIVKDYVDILLGSAQVVAWSFIIGGIILILTDKYFAHLNHEGRKTDQLTYKDSVFLGLFQSIAMIPGVSRSAATIIGGLSLGMNRKEAAEFSFFLAVPTLAAATLYKTLKLYKTIESSQISLLLIGNIIAFCVAIIAIKSFIRFLSSHGFKYFGYYRIVMGIIFLVMIYSGVELKL, from the coding sequence ATGACATTAATACAAGCCGTTATTCTCGCTATTGTTGAAGGATTGACAGAGTTTTTACCTATTTCATCGACGGGTCACATGGTTTTGACCTCCTATATGATGGGCATTCAGGAAAATGACTTTGTTAAAAGTTTTGAAGTCATCATTCAGTTCGGGGCCATTTTGGCCGTCCTTGTTGTCTATTGGCGGCGATTCCTCCCCCACTGGAGCTTCTATAAGAAACTCTTCGTGGCTTTTTTGCCAACGGCCGTCATCGGATTTATTGTCAAAGACTACGTCGACATTCTCCTCGGCAGCGCTCAAGTGGTTGCGTGGTCGTTTATTATCGGCGGTATTATTCTTATCCTTACGGACAAATACTTTGCGCACTTGAATCACGAGGGCCGCAAAACCGATCAGCTGACATATAAAGACAGTGTGTTCCTCGGACTTTTCCAGTCCATCGCGATGATTCCAGGTGTGTCTCGCTCCGCAGCAACTATTATTGGCGGCCTCAGCCTCGGCATGAACCGCAAAGAGGCGGCGGAGTTTTCATTCTTCCTGGCCGTGCCGACTTTAGCGGCCGCCACTCTTTATAAGACGTTGAAACTTTACAAGACCATCGAGTCGTCGCAAATTTCACTGCTTCTCATCGGCAACATCATTGCATTCTGTGTGGCCATTATTGCGATCAAATCCTTCATTCGTTTTCTGTCGAGTCATGGCTTTAAATATTTCGGTTACTATCGTATTGTGATGGGCATCATTTTCTTGGTGATGATCTACTCAGGA